Proteins from one Sander lucioperca isolate FBNREF2018 chromosome 16, SLUC_FBN_1.2, whole genome shotgun sequence genomic window:
- the e2f3 gene encoding transcription factor E2F3 isoform X2, translating into MRKGVSSVSEVYVDISVGRSENSSTIRTDSPSPYVVRAVKVKLSESTHGPKYANVTPSGLSTTGTRQTFKLGRVQAKRRLELEAADPQDLQDGGWTAQAKKPMASLSHTGEKAPAPNPIARKSLFEKSRCDTSLGFLTQRFAEMLRRSADGVLDLNLVAQELNAPKRRVYDVTNVLEGIQLIKKKSKNFVEWLGGQMNVDLDQELKTLVEEERRLDELIHSCTRQVHQLCENRSSQKFAYLTYEDVQRIPSMREQTVIVIKAPAETKLEVPHPEESLQVHLSSTQGPIEVFLCSDDPIPMEATDSSVANGANSSHLDSPANGNSSTPLVPYSCFVQVSSKEYNYLHFCFPLSEPQHLRKTHQRP; encoded by the exons ATGAGAAAAGGGGTTTCCTCGGTCTCGGAGGTCTATGTCGACATTAGCGTGGGTCGGTCCGAGAATAGCTCGACCATACGGACCGACAGCCCTTCGCCCTACGTTGTCAGGGCCGTTAAAGTGAAACTCTCCGAGTCGACTCACGGTCCCAAGTACGCTAACGTTACACCCTCCGGACTCTCAACAACGGGGACAAGGCAGACATTTAAGCTCGGACGAgttcag GCAAAGAGAAGGCTGGAGCTGGAAGCCGCAGATCCCCAGGACCTTCAGGATGGTGGCTGGACCGCCCAAGCCAAAAAGCCGATGGCCTCTCTGTCCCACACAGGAGAAAAGG CTCCCGCCCCCAATCCCATAGCACGCAAGTCCCTGTTTGAGAAGTCGCGCTGCGACACCTCCCTCGGCTTCTTGACGCAGAGGTTTGCGGAGATGCTGCGCCGCTCCGCTGACGGGGTGTTGGACCTCAACCTAGTCGCCCAGGAGCTCAATGCGCCTAAGAGACGCGTCTACGACGTCACCAATGTCCTGGAAGGGATCCAACTCATCAAAAAGAAGTCTAAAAACTTCGTGGAGTGGTT GGGCGGTCAAATGAACGTGGACCTAGATCAAGAGCTGAAGACTCTcgttgaggaggagaggaggctgGACGAGTTGATCCACAGCTGTACGCGGCAGGTTCACCAGCTGTGTGAGAACCGGAGCAGTCAGAA ATTTGCCTATTTGACTTACGAGGATGTCCAAAGGATTCCCAGCATGAGAGAACAGACTGTGATCGTGATCAAAGCCCCTGCAGAGACAAAACTGGAGGTGCCACACCCAGAAGag AGCCTTCAGGTCCACCTCAGCAGCACACAGGGACCCATTGAGGTGTTCCTCTGCTCTGATGACCCCATCCCTATGGAAGCCACAGACAGCTCTGTGGCCAACGGTGCCAATAGCAGCCACTTGGACTCGCCCGCAAATGGGAACAGCTCCACCCCCCTTGTGCCTTACTCGTGCTTCGTCCAGGTGTCTTCCAAAG
- the srfbp1 gene encoding serum response factor-binding protein 1, with amino-acid sequence MDKVEETVPSAEEKEEEEEEEEEIEEEEKEGKDGAGGDKEEEDGDDEEQEGRDETEKKEEAVPQASDTVEKTIPLPAQPPKKEKKQNEGLNLNNEVVRMRKEVKRVRALVIRKLTRQMSTLKKKKGTDVEIERNQRRAARLLDEIHAMKVLSPDLVTKTALQKNLNFEQVCKNPKSTISDRATARIATHPQFSKKIENIKAAVQAFKAERMNGGKQRGKDNVQNKAGKGTPQSAEKKVEGKSEKEEDISGKEKEIVDHEEGDGTLKDTKDATVAEPEKETVKATPPAEDADGPRKAVPESTNVRPALLKSSEGKDSVKTKPQSRGAERKPDLTSAPEVLEKKKAEEESDVESSEDEEKEYFDDSTEERFNKQSSQSEESDDDGGFFVGKVSKYKKKKKQKSVEEEKADKGREVKRSDQVRSELDELESRLKSKATSLQSVFCSSLSKPGGGRGAGRGRGGDRFRGRGTPRGGSGQNRDLSKQSKFQKQEKGAERNSESKYSKEKGFPSVGRGRGRGRGDGARQSDRRGGGVFSQQAPQQALHPSWEASKKRKEQQGQILAFQGKKIKFDDDD; translated from the exons ATGGATAAGGTAGAGGAAACGGTGCCATCTGCTgaggaaaaagaggaggaggaggaggaggaagaagagatcgaggaagaggagaaagaaggaaaagatgGTGCTGGAGGTGATAAGGAAGAAGAAGATGGGGATGATGAAGAACAGGAAGGCAGAGATGAAAcggaaaagaaagaagaagccGTGCCACAGGCCTCGGATACAGTTGAGAAAACCATTCCATTGCCTGCTCAACCCcccaaaaaagagaaaaagcagaATGAGGGCCTGAACCTCAACAATGAGGTGGTGAGGATGAGGAAGGAGGTGAAGAGAGTGAGGGCTTTGGTCATCCGGAAGCTGACACGACAGATGAGTAccctgaagaagaagaaagggacGGATGTGGAAATTGAGAGGAATCAGAGGAGAGCCGCCAGACTGCTGGACGAGATCCACGCCATGAAGGTCCTCTCACCAGACCTG GTGACCAAGACAGCCTTGCAAAAGAATCTCAACTTTGAACAGGTGTGTAAAAACCCCAAGTCGACTATTTCCGACCGGGCCACAGCGCGGATCGCCACCCACCCTCAGTTCAGCAAGAAGATTGAGAACATCAAAGCTGCCGTGCAGGCCTTCAAAGCAGAGCGGATGAACGGGGGGAAGCAGCGGGGGAAGGACAACGTGCAAAATAAAGCTGGGAAGGGGACTCCGCAGTCAGCAGAGAAAAAGGTAGAGGGAAagagtgagaaagaggaggacATTTCAGGTAAAGAAAAGGAAATCGTAGACCACGAGGAAGGAGATGGTACTCTTAAAGACACTAAAGATGCAACCGTTGCTGAACCTGAAAAGGAAACGGTAAAAGCAACTCCTCCAGCTGAGGACGCCGACGGTCCAAGGAAAGCAGTGCCGGAGTCCACGAATGTAAGACCAGCCTTGTTGAAAAGTAGCGAAGGAAAGGACAGCGTCAAAACTAAACCTCAAAGTAGAGGTGCAGAAAGGAAACCTGATCTTACGTCGGCACCCGAGGTGCTTGAGAAAAAGAAGGCTGAGGAAGAGAGTGATGTAGAGTCCTCagaagatgaagagaaagagtaCTTTGATGACAGCACAGAGGAACGTTTCAACAAGCAGTCCTCCCAGTCCGAGGAGAGCGACGACGACGGCGGCTTCTTTGTTGGGAAAGTGAGCAaatacaagaagaagaagaagcagaaaagTGTAGAGGAGGAGAAGGCCGACAAGGGGCGAGAAGTGAAAAGATCAGACCAGGTCCGGAGTGAACTGGATGAGCTGGAGTCCCGGCTGAAGTCCAAAGCGACCTCGCTTCAGTCCGTTTTCTGTTCGTCCCTCTCGAAACCTGGCGGGGGCAGAGGCGCAGGCAGAGGGAGAGGTGGAGATAGATTTAGGGGCCGAGGGACACCAAGGGGTGGGAGTGGTCAAAACAGAGATTTGAGTAAACAATCCAAGTTCCAAAAGCAAGAGAAAGGAGCAGAAAGGAATTCAGAGTCAAAGTACAGCAAGGAGAAGGGCTTTCCCTCTGTCGGCAGAGGGAGGGGGCGAGGCAGAGGTGACGGTGCAAGGCAAAGTGATCGCAGGGGTGGGGGTGTCTTTTCCCAGCAGGCACCACAGCAGGCACTGCATCCGTCCTGGGAGGCCAGTAAGAAAAGGAAGGAGCAGCAAGGACAAATCCTGGCTTTCCAGGGAAAGAAGATCAAGTTTGACGATGATGActga
- the maco1a gene encoding macoilin-1 — MKRRNADCSKLRRPLKRNRITEGIYSSTFLYLKFLVVWVLVLLADFVLEFRFEYLWPFWLFIRSVYDSFRYQGLAFSVFFVCVAFTSDIICLLFIPVQWLFFAASTYVWVQYVWHTERGVCLPTVSLWILFVYIEAAIRFKDLKNFHVDLCRPFAAHCIGYPVVTLGFGFKSYVSYKMRLRKQKEVQKENEFYMQLLLQALPPEQQMLQRQEREAEEAALAKGISEVEPAVIAQNGAPPGKKSTSVPLPELEYREKGKDSAVKEREGKKQNTIGINNNSIIHTLDSKLQETEYIENYVGAKRLNNDLAGENTHADANTNTHSASKEETGGTGKNYKNGSGGGGNISNSSPRNHSSSNGSVPPGPSSNKNEKKQKGAGRGQKDPVENCIPNNQLGKPDALVRLEQDVKRLKADLQANRQLESELRSQLSSLSSQDRSLRSELGQLRQDNELLQNKLHSAVQAKQKDKQTISQLEKRLKAEQEARALAEKQLADERKRKKMEEATAARAVALAAATRVESTDSLRGRIRELETECKKLSMDMKLKEEQIRDLEGKCQELRKYKENEKDTEVLMSALSAMQEKTQHLENSLSAETRIKLDLFSALGDAKRQLEIAQGQIHQREQEIAELKQKIAEVMAVMPSLSYSSDGSNLSPVTPHYSSKFMDNSPSSLDPNASVYQPLKK, encoded by the exons ATGAAGCGGCGCAATGCGGACTGCAGCAAACTCCGACGGCCGTTAAAACGGAACCGAATCACCGAGGGTATATATAGCAG TACCTTCCTGTACCTCAAGTTCCTGGTAGTGTGGGTTTTAGTTCTGCTCGCCGACTTTGTGCTGGAGTTCAGGTTCGAGTACCTGTGGCCTTTCTGGCTTTTCATTCGAAGTGTCTACGACTCCTTCAGATATCAGGGGCTG GCgttctctgtgttttttgtatgtgtggcGTTCACGTCCGACATCATctgcctcctcttcatccctgtCCAATGGCTGTTTTTCGCTGCCAGCACCTACGTATGGGTCCAGTATGTCTGGCACACAG AAAGAGGAGTCTGTCTACCCACTGTATCGCTGTGGATCCTGTTTGTGTACATCGAAGCGGCCATACGGTTCAAAGATCTGAAGAACTTTCACGTAGACCTGTGTCGACCCTTTGCTGCTCACTG TATCGGCTATCCAGTGGTGACTCTGGGCTTCGGCTTTAAGAGCTACGTTAGCTACAAGATGCGACTGAGGAAACAGAAGGAAGTGCAGAAGGAGAACGAATTCTACATGCAGCTCCTACTGCAGGCTTTACCGCCAGAGCAACAGATGCTGCAGAGACAGGagagggaggcagaggagg CTGCTTTAGCCAAAGGGATCTCCGAGGTAGAACCCGCAGTTATAGCCCAAAACGGAGCACCTCCTGGAAAGAAAAGCACGTCAGTCCCGCTACCAGAACTGGAGTACCGGGAAAAAGGGAAGGACAGTGCTGTTAAAGAGCGCGAgggcaaaaaacaaaacacaatcgGAATCAATAACAACAGCATTATACACACACTGGACTCCAAACTACAGGAGACAGAGTACATAGAGAACTACGTCGGCGCAAAGAGACTGAATAACGACCTGGCAGGAGAGAACACACACGCCGATgccaacaccaacacacactccGCTTCTAAAGAGGAAACTGGGGGGACAGGGAAGAACTACAAAAATGGCAGCGGAGGTGGGGGTAACATTTCCAACTCGTCTCCACGGAATCACAGTTCTTCAAATGGCAGCGTGCCGCCAGGTCCCTCAAGCAATAAGAATGAGAAGAAGCAGAAGGGGGCAGGGAGGGGGCAGAAGGACCCAGTGGAGAACTGCATCCCCAACAACCAGCTGGGCAAGCCGGACGCTCTCGTACG GCTGGAGCAGGATGTAAAGCGACTGAAGGCAGACCTTCAGGCCAACAGGCAGTTGGAGTCGGAGCTGCGGAGTCAGCTTTCCTCTCTGAGCAGCCAGGACCGCAGCCTACGCTCTGAACTGGGCCAGCTCCGCCAGGACAACGAGCTGCTACAGAACAA GCTCCACAGTGCCGTCCAGGCCAAGCAGAAGGATAAGCAGACCATCTCCCAGCTGGAGAAGAGGCTAAAGGCCGAGCAGGAGGCTCGCGCCCTGGCTGAGAAACAGCTGGCCGacgagaggaagaggaagaagatggaGGAGGCCACTGCTGCCAGAGCCGTAGCATTAGCTGCCGCCACCAG AGTGGAGTCGACGGACTCTCTGCGTGGTCGCATCAGAGAGCTGGAGACTGAGTGTAAGAAGCTCAGCATGGACATGAAACTTAAGGAGGAGCAGATTAGGGATCTAGAGGGCAAGTGTCAG GAGCTGCGGAAGTATAAAGAGAATGAGAAGGACACGGAGGTGTTGATGTCAGCGCTGTCGGCCATGCAGGAGAAGACCCAGCACCTGGAGAACAGCCTGAGTGCTGAGACCAGGATCAAACTGGACCTCTTCTCTGCACTGGGTGATGCCAAGAGGCAGCTGGAGATAGCACAAG GCCAGATCCACCAGAGGGAGCAGGAGATCGCCGAGCTGAAGCAGAAGATAGCCGAGGTGATGGCagtgatgcccagcctgtcctaCTCATCAGACGGCAGCAACCTCAGCCCCGTCACCCCGCACTACTCCTCCAAGTTCATGGACAATAGTCCCTCCTCCCTGGACCCCAACGCCTCAGTCTACCAGCCCCTCAAAAAGTGA